The proteins below are encoded in one region of Winogradskyella helgolandensis:
- a CDS encoding Ig-like domain-containing protein: MKKNYILFFLSVLFLCSCGSDDGLSPLIIETNPDNLTIVQNSEIEIFIFLNDFNIPVTGELSLSQPVKGSVVIIDVNNTPSNPSDDHIKYTANPNEVGVDNFEYTICSTSGDCKTEQISVTITSSSSVLYDLENMPFSSLSDYQFFEGELQNLEPTNGVIPYSLNSTLFSDYAKKKRFIWMPNNSKASFINENELLDFPVGTILIKNFYYDNVLPDNTTQILETRLIIRKQEGWIFANYAWNNEQSEALLDMNGSYVDVQWQQDGETKSVEYRIPSAAECHTCHKVFEIARPIGPKPRNLNLSYDYSDGTANQLEKLVSLGYIENTLPATISTLPDYSDESHTLGLRVRAYLDINCAHCHSENTHCSYRPMRLDFLSTEDITNMGVCIEADTNLGFGLDHIVVPGDARNSVMHFRISATEPSTRMPLLARTIVHTEGVQLIEAWINSLNINCN; the protein is encoded by the coding sequence ATGAAAAAAAATTACATTCTATTTTTTCTTTCAGTTTTGTTTCTGTGTTCTTGTGGCAGTGATGATGGCTTATCTCCATTAATCATTGAAACTAACCCGGATAATTTGACTATTGTCCAAAATTCAGAAATTGAAATTTTTATATTTCTTAATGATTTTAATATTCCTGTAACCGGAGAATTGTCACTGAGTCAACCTGTTAAGGGGAGCGTTGTAATAATAGATGTTAATAATACACCCAGCAACCCAAGTGACGACCATATAAAATATACGGCTAATCCGAATGAAGTTGGTGTAGATAATTTTGAATATACTATCTGCAGCACTTCGGGAGATTGTAAAACTGAACAAATTTCTGTGACTATCACATCAAGCTCTAGTGTTCTTTACGACTTAGAGAATATGCCATTTTCATCATTGTCAGACTATCAATTTTTTGAAGGGGAATTACAAAACTTAGAGCCTACTAATGGTGTAATTCCATATAGTTTAAATTCCACTTTATTTAGTGATTATGCGAAGAAAAAGCGTTTCATCTGGATGCCCAACAATAGTAAAGCTTCATTTATAAATGAAAATGAACTTTTAGATTTTCCTGTGGGAACCATTTTAATAAAGAACTTTTACTACGATAATGTCCTTCCGGATAACACAACACAAATTTTAGAAACACGATTAATAATTAGAAAACAAGAAGGTTGGATTTTTGCAAATTATGCTTGGAATAACGAACAATCAGAAGCTTTGTTGGATATGAATGGAAGCTATGTAGATGTGCAATGGCAGCAAGATGGAGAGACTAAATCTGTAGAATATAGAATTCCTTCTGCGGCGGAATGTCACACCTGTCATAAAGTATTCGAAATAGCAAGACCAATTGGTCCTAAACCGAGGAACTTAAATTTAAGCTATGATTATAGTGATGGTACAGCAAATCAATTAGAAAAGTTGGTAAGTCTTGGGTATATAGAAAATACATTACCGGCAACAATTTCAACACTTCCAGATTATAGTGACGAAAGTCATACGTTGGGGCTAAGAGTAAGAGCCTACTTAGATATTAATTGTGCACATTGCCACTCAGAAAATACACATTGTTCATATAGACCCATGCGATTAGACTTTTTGTCTACCGAAGATATTACTAACATGGGTGTTTGTATTGAGGCGGATACTAATCTTGGTTTTGGACTTGACCACATTGTAGTGCCAGGTGACGCAAGAAATTCTGTCATGCATTTTAGAATAAGTGCCACAGAACCCTCAACTCGGATGCCCTTATTAGCACGTACCATTGTGCATACGGAAGGGGTTCAACTTATTGAGGCATGGATAAACTCATTAAATATAAATTGTAATTAA
- a CDS encoding prolyl oligopeptidase family serine peptidase translates to MKKILHLVLVLTIFVSCKNETETVKKIITVDYPESHKIDTIDTYFGESVADPYRWLEDDRSKETEAWVKAQNIATFGYLDNIPYREELKERLTKLWNYEKISAPYVEGDYTYFSKNDGLQNQSVIYRYKTGEDPKTAEVFLNPNTFKEDGTISLGGMSFSKNGKTLAYAISEGGSDWRKILVMNVETNEIVEDTLVDIKFSGMSWYKNEGFYYSSYDKPEGSELSAKTDQHKVYYHKLGTKQTEDQLIFGGTPEEKHRYIGAGVTEDDNFLIITASVSTSGNKLFIKDLSKPNGKLITILDHTDSDSNIIENVGSKLYIMTNLGAPNQKIVTVDASNPTPENWIDFIPETENVLSPSTGGGYFFANYMVDAVSKVLQYDYNGKLIREVELPGIGTASGFGAKKDEKELYYSFTNYVTPGSIYKYDIENGTSELYKKPSIDFNPEDYESKQVFYNSKDGTKVPMIITHKKGIKLNGKNPTILYGYGGFNISLTPSFSIANTVWLEQGGIYAVPNLRGGGEYGKAWHNAGTQLKKQNVFDDFIAAAEYLISEKYTSSDYLAISGRSNGGLLVGATMTQRPELMKVALPGVGVLDMLRYHTFTAGAGWAYDYGTAEDSKEMFDYLKAYSPVHNVKAGVEYPATLVTTGDHDDRVVPAHSFKFAAELQSKQTGNNPTLIRIETDAGHGAGTPVSKTIEQYADIFGFTLYNMGFEVLPSKTEEKVKD, encoded by the coding sequence ATGAAAAAAATACTTCATCTTGTCTTAGTGCTAACAATTTTTGTGTCCTGTAAAAACGAAACTGAAACTGTGAAAAAGATTATTACCGTAGATTACCCGGAATCTCATAAAATAGATACTATAGACACTTACTTTGGTGAATCAGTAGCCGATCCTTACCGTTGGTTAGAAGACGATAGAAGTAAAGAGACAGAAGCATGGGTTAAGGCTCAAAATATAGCTACTTTCGGGTATTTGGACAATATTCCTTACCGCGAAGAATTAAAAGAGCGCCTTACAAAGCTTTGGAATTATGAAAAAATCAGTGCACCATATGTTGAAGGTGATTATACGTATTTTTCGAAAAATGATGGTTTACAAAATCAATCCGTAATTTACAGATACAAAACAGGTGAAGATCCTAAAACCGCTGAGGTTTTCTTAAATCCGAATACATTTAAAGAAGACGGAACTATTTCATTAGGAGGTATGAGCTTTTCAAAAAACGGAAAAACTTTAGCCTATGCTATTTCTGAAGGAGGAAGCGACTGGAGAAAAATTTTGGTCATGAATGTGGAAACCAATGAAATTGTTGAAGATACATTGGTCGATATCAAATTTAGCGGTATGTCTTGGTATAAAAACGAAGGGTTTTATTACTCAAGTTATGATAAGCCAGAAGGAAGTGAATTATCAGCAAAAACAGATCAACACAAAGTATATTATCACAAATTAGGCACAAAACAAACTGAAGATCAATTAATCTTTGGTGGTACACCAGAAGAAAAACACAGATATATTGGAGCCGGAGTTACTGAAGATGATAATTTCTTAATTATAACAGCAAGTGTATCAACGTCTGGTAATAAGCTTTTTATTAAAGATTTATCAAAACCAAATGGTAAACTTATAACGATTTTAGATCATACCGATAGTGATTCAAACATTATTGAAAACGTTGGGTCTAAGCTTTACATAATGACGAATTTGGGCGCGCCTAATCAAAAAATTGTAACTGTAGATGCTTCAAATCCAACTCCAGAAAATTGGATAGATTTTATTCCTGAAACAGAAAATGTTCTAAGTCCATCAACTGGTGGAGGTTACTTTTTCGCCAATTATATGGTTGATGCCGTTTCAAAAGTATTGCAGTACGATTATAATGGGAAACTAATACGAGAAGTTGAATTACCAGGCATTGGTACGGCTTCTGGTTTTGGTGCAAAGAAAGACGAAAAAGAATTGTATTATTCTTTTACGAACTATGTAACCCCTGGAAGTATTTATAAATACGATATAGAAAACGGGACCTCTGAATTATATAAAAAACCGAGTATTGATTTCAATCCAGAAGATTACGAAAGCAAGCAAGTATTTTATAACTCTAAAGATGGTACTAAGGTACCCATGATTATTACACACAAAAAAGGCATAAAGCTCAACGGTAAAAACCCAACAATTCTTTATGGTTATGGCGGATTTAATATCAGTTTAACACCAAGTTTTAGTATTGCAAATACGGTTTGGTTAGAGCAAGGAGGAATTTATGCTGTACCTAACCTTAGAGGAGGTGGTGAATATGGAAAAGCATGGCACAACGCAGGAACGCAGCTTAAAAAGCAAAACGTATTTGACGATTTTATTGCTGCTGCAGAATATCTTATTTCAGAAAAATATACATCATCAGATTACTTAGCTATTAGCGGCCGGTCTAATGGAGGTTTATTAGTTGGAGCAACAATGACCCAACGCCCAGAGTTAATGAAAGTAGCCTTGCCAGGAGTTGGCGTTCTAGATATGTTACGTTACCATACGTTTACTGCTGGAGCGGGTTGGGCTTACGATTACGGAACTGCAGAAGACAGTAAGGAAATGTTTGATTACCTTAAAGCCTACTCACCTGTGCATAATGTGAAAGCAGGTGTAGAATATCCTGCAACATTAGTTACTACTGGAGATCATGATGATCGCGTAGTACCAGCACACAGTTTTAAGTTTGCTGCCGAATTACAAAGTAAACAAACGGGTAATAACCCTACATTGATTAGAATTGAAACGGATGCTGGTCATGGAGCTGGTACACCTGTTAGTAAAACCATTGAACAATACGCAGACATTTTTGGTTTTACATTATATAATATGGGATTTGAAGTATTACCATCAAAAACTGAAGAAAAAGTAAAAGATTAG
- a CDS encoding aspartate-semialdehyde dehydrogenase, with protein sequence MKVAIVGATGMVGNVMLKVLEERNFPLDELLLVASERSVGNKLKFKGKDIEVISIPTAIEKRPDIALFSAGGNTSLEWAPKFAEVGTTVIDNSSAWRMDLSKKLVVPEINASELEKTDKIIANPNCSTIQMVMALAPLHKKYKIKRIVVSTYQSVSGTGVKAVEQMENEISGIKGDMAYPYPIHKNAIPHCDVFEDNGYTKEEMKLVNETQKILGDRTIAVTATAVRIPTAGGHSEAINVEFENDFDVNEVRQLLNATDGITIQDNLETNSYPMPMFAHGKDDVFVGRLRRDGSQPNTLNMWVVSDNLRKGAATNTVQIAEYLIENGLV encoded by the coding sequence ATGAAAGTAGCAATTGTAGGTGCAACAGGCATGGTGGGTAACGTAATGCTTAAAGTATTAGAGGAGCGTAATTTTCCTTTAGACGAATTATTATTAGTAGCTTCAGAACGTTCTGTTGGTAATAAATTAAAATTCAAGGGCAAAGATATTGAGGTAATTAGTATTCCTACTGCTATTGAAAAACGTCCGGATATTGCTTTGTTTTCTGCAGGTGGAAATACCTCATTAGAATGGGCTCCAAAATTTGCGGAAGTTGGTACAACCGTTATTGATAATTCTTCAGCATGGAGAATGGATCTTTCTAAAAAATTAGTAGTTCCAGAAATTAATGCTAGTGAGTTAGAAAAAACAGATAAAATTATTGCTAATCCTAACTGTTCTACGATTCAGATGGTGATGGCATTGGCACCACTTCATAAAAAATATAAAATTAAACGTATTGTTGTTTCAACATATCAATCTGTTTCTGGGACTGGAGTAAAAGCCGTTGAGCAGATGGAAAATGAAATTTCAGGTATAAAAGGAGACATGGCTTATCCTTACCCAATTCATAAAAATGCAATTCCACATTGCGATGTTTTTGAAGATAATGGATATACCAAAGAAGAAATGAAGTTGGTAAACGAAACTCAAAAAATATTAGGAGATCGCACTATTGCCGTTACTGCAACTGCTGTTAGAATTCCAACAGCTGGTGGACATAGTGAAGCAATAAACGTTGAGTTTGAAAATGATTTTGACGTTAATGAAGTAAGACAACTTCTTAATGCTACTGATGGTATTACAATTCAAGATAATTTAGAAACAAATTCATATCCAATGCCAATGTTTGCACATGGTAAAGATGATGTTTTTGTAGGTAGATTAAGACGAGATGGTTCTCAACCAAACACTCTAAATATGTGGGTTGTTAGTGATAACCTTAGAAAAGGAGCAGCTACAAATACGGTTCAAATTGCCGAATATCTTATTGAAAATGGTTTAGTGTAA
- the mscL gene encoding large conductance mechanosensitive channel protein MscL, whose translation MLKEFKEFAMKGNLVDIAVGFVMGAAFKEVVTAFTGGIVSPLIGMIFDSDFKALRYQLKEGTLNDAGEMVGDVFLEYGTFLTNVIDFIIVAFVMFLVVKGVNNMKKKEEPAPAAPAGPSEVDLLIEIRDSLKK comes from the coding sequence ATGTTAAAAGAATTCAAAGAATTTGCAATGAAGGGTAACCTTGTAGACATTGCTGTCGGTTTTGTAATGGGTGCTGCTTTTAAAGAAGTGGTTACTGCATTTACAGGAGGTATCGTATCTCCATTAATTGGTATGATTTTCGATTCAGACTTTAAAGCGTTGAGATACCAATTAAAAGAGGGAACATTAAACGATGCTGGAGAAATGGTAGGTGATGTTTTCTTAGAATATGGTACATTTTTAACCAATGTAATTGACTTCATCATTGTGGCATTTGTAATGTTCCTTGTAGTAAAAGGAGTTAACAATATGAAAAAGAAAGAAGAGCCTGCACCAGCTGCGCCTGCAGGACCATCTGAAGTTGATTTATTAATTGAAATCAGAGATTCATTAAAAAAATAA
- the alr gene encoding alanine racemase: protein MSKALETILEIDLGALTHNFNYLKSKLQPQTKFLAVVKAFAYGSDAIEIAKHLQKLNVDYFAVAYTQEGVDLRDAGVTTPILVLHPQSLNAETLIDRCLEPSIYSARLLNDFIAVAEKRGQKNYPIHIKFNTGLNRLGFEQKDINTIVSKLELTTAVKVKSIFSHLAASEDLEEKDFTKQQIETFKSIAETFKTKSGIEPWLHLCNTSGILNYPEAHFNMVRSGIGLYGFGNSELEDKNFEPIASLKSVISQIHEIDKGKSVGYNRAYTSNRNERVATIPIGHADGLSRVYGNKKGFVFINDKKAYIIGNVCMDMIMVDVTDINCKEGDEVIIFDKAHTANEIAESAGTISYEIVTALSKRIKRVFLP from the coding sequence ATGTCTAAAGCTCTAGAAACTATACTCGAGATTGATTTAGGCGCGCTTACACATAATTTCAATTATTTAAAATCGAAGCTCCAACCTCAAACAAAATTTTTAGCCGTAGTTAAGGCCTTTGCATATGGTAGTGATGCTATTGAAATAGCAAAACATCTTCAAAAATTAAATGTTGATTATTTTGCTGTGGCTTACACACAAGAAGGTGTGGATTTAAGAGATGCTGGCGTTACAACTCCTATCCTAGTTTTGCATCCACAGTCTTTAAACGCCGAAACTTTAATTGATAGATGTTTAGAACCGAGTATTTATAGCGCTCGATTATTAAACGATTTTATAGCCGTTGCAGAAAAACGAGGACAAAAGAATTATCCTATTCATATTAAATTCAATACAGGTTTAAATCGTTTAGGGTTTGAACAAAAAGATATAAATACTATTGTTTCTAAATTAGAATTAACAACAGCGGTAAAAGTAAAATCAATATTCTCTCATTTAGCAGCGAGTGAAGATCTTGAAGAAAAAGATTTTACAAAGCAACAAATAGAAACTTTCAAATCTATAGCTGAAACTTTCAAAACAAAATCAGGAATAGAGCCATGGTTACATCTATGTAATACTTCTGGAATTCTTAATTATCCTGAAGCGCATTTCAATATGGTGCGAAGCGGAATTGGTTTATATGGATTTGGAAATTCAGAATTAGAAGATAAGAATTTTGAACCTATAGCAAGTTTAAAATCTGTTATCTCTCAAATCCATGAGATTGATAAAGGGAAATCTGTTGGTTACAACAGAGCTTACACCTCTAATCGTAATGAAAGGGTAGCAACAATACCTATTGGCCATGCAGATGGTTTAAGTCGGGTTTATGGTAATAAAAAAGGCTTTGTTTTTATAAATGATAAGAAAGCCTACATCATAGGTAATGTTTGTATGGATATGATTATGGTCGATGTTACAGACATTAATTGTAAGGAAGGAGATGAGGTCATTATATTTGATAAGGCACATACAGCCAATGAAATTGCGGAATCGGCAGGTACGATTTCTTATGAAATAGTAACCGCATTATCTAAGCGCATAAAGCGTGTATTCCTACCTTAA
- a CDS encoding thymidine kinase: MFLENTVNQKEQFGWIEVICGSMFSGKTEELIRRLKRAQFAKQRVEIFKPSVDVRYDEEMVVSHDANEIRSTPVPAAANIPILADGCDVVGIDEAQFFDDEIVRVCNDLANKGVRVIVAGLDMDFKGNPFGPMPNLMATAEYVTKVHAVCTKTGNLAQYSYRKALSDDLVLLGEVDEYEPLSRAAYYKSMQRDKVRQMKVNDVEEIDSKEDKPNV, encoded by the coding sequence ATGTTTCTCGAAAATACAGTAAATCAGAAAGAACAATTTGGGTGGATTGAAGTCATCTGCGGATCTATGTTCTCCGGTAAGACCGAAGAGTTAATCCGACGACTAAAACGTGCGCAATTTGCAAAACAAAGGGTAGAAATTTTTAAACCTTCTGTTGATGTGCGTTATGATGAAGAGATGGTGGTGTCTCACGATGCTAATGAAATCCGTTCTACACCAGTACCTGCTGCTGCTAATATTCCAATTTTAGCAGATGGTTGTGATGTGGTTGGTATTGATGAAGCTCAGTTTTTTGATGATGAGATTGTTCGCGTTTGTAATGATTTGGCCAACAAAGGAGTCCGGGTTATAGTTGCCGGATTAGATATGGATTTTAAAGGCAATCCTTTTGGACCAATGCCTAATCTTATGGCGACTGCAGAGTATGTTACTAAAGTACATGCTGTTTGTACAAAAACCGGGAATTTAGCACAATACAGTTACAGAAAAGCATTGAGTGATGATTTGGTTTTGCTTGGAGAAGTGGACGAATATGAACCCTTAAGTAGAGCTGCTTATTATAAAAGTATGCAACGTGATAAAGTGCGACAAATGAAGGTTAACGACGTAGAAGAGATTGACTCTAAGGAAGATAAGCCAAATGTCTAA
- a CDS encoding DUF7933 domain-containing protein codes for MSKPLYFLVVLLFNVCFSYSQTTDLSIAIEAQNLSGTAVSQVNIYEGFQYVITVLNSGNSVDNATVSINFDTDITVNSYVSQNNTNGASDVTNISVVNNILTASIAAMPNNSSVELLVLVTAPTNLGGIAANGTISPPDDVEDINTSNNQSIISIDVLDIDIDFEVTHTQIIPQEGTTINAWGDSVTYQFTITNNSAIDFPLTEIRGNLILVSPNENGEPFAEFMSLECIGTSNGTVCPDLSGVIGASATVSGPSASFPAVLFLNDVELEITSGGSITFEMVYRYSNFSCSVDPMPIQVSSFIKISINHHMLSSVNSNFVTTQLLDANLCPETDICIETVQIDPEPNTTIDYNQEVTLITTVCNMGSVETPIRFFLQNLTFPNAIWNIISVTCIETTGPVLCSDFTLTNQGQVWTSNNFTLQPNTTITIETVIEYVEPECSTNTNLISAIIRSGTNILDSQLVDSNPNNNYFSNELQLPPVLNLCVESDLQVSKVQTSPELPNGSSTSNTIEWGLVSYEITVSNDGDADAIIEVRDFMPSVNSDDVSIYGRLISVECFGTTGTASCFDMEHVNVGELLDGVAEDGVADTFWQIIPEDNWELPANSSVSFSVTIDWLPECSTSAIEATNGVVAYYVNDITDINPINNEATVDTYFAPCVDLVAQTYPEFTQVNTNQAFNWIIDISNSTTSSNATDVLFENTLNAAFNIVGTPSCSVVSGTASCISNFDITGNFVSGLIPNMEPGSTVRISIPVSAPSFGGAFNNIAEAIPSAENNEELTPETNISINSVQVIAPVLQKAFVPDTIFEGGESELIFTVFNIASNPSQTQISFTDNLPNGIYLTGVPSWIEANGSTTTFIGAAGDTFVGIENLMFPEGVVSCTFSARVSADVSGTYLNNFQNFTNNNNVDTSQTSATLNVVVDTSDVDIEITKTVMPGEAVYGEHVDFTITATNLGTTTATLIEVIDILPQGYEFVSATMSYGVFDDTTFIWNIPSLNPDSSESLILTASVISSTDLTNLALLNSINEPDRDLTNNEDDATVEISNCLIIPEGMSPNNDSKNDALVIPCIEEYPDNTLKIYNRYGTQIYEAKNYLNTWNGKANMGLLKSSKVLPVGTYFYVLEINGIDKLFVGYVYLNY; via the coding sequence GTGTCAAAACCGCTTTACTTTTTAGTAGTTCTATTGTTTAATGTCTGTTTCTCATATAGTCAAACTACGGATTTATCTATTGCAATAGAAGCTCAAAATTTAAGTGGCACTGCTGTTTCTCAAGTCAATATTTATGAGGGTTTTCAATATGTGATTACGGTTTTAAATTCTGGAAACTCAGTTGATAACGCAACTGTTTCTATAAATTTTGATACTGATATAACCGTTAATTCATATGTCTCACAGAATAATACAAATGGTGCGTCTGATGTTACGAATATCAGTGTGGTTAATAATATTTTAACGGCTTCGATTGCTGCGATGCCCAATAATTCGAGTGTGGAATTGTTGGTGTTGGTTACGGCGCCTACTAATTTAGGTGGTATTGCCGCAAATGGAACAATTAGTCCTCCAGACGACGTTGAAGATATTAACACGAGCAATAATCAATCTATAATATCTATTGATGTTTTGGATATAGATATTGATTTTGAGGTTACGCATACGCAAATTATACCGCAAGAAGGAACAACGATTAATGCTTGGGGAGATTCAGTCACGTATCAATTTACAATCACTAATAATAGTGCTATTGATTTTCCGCTAACAGAGATTCGAGGTAATTTGATTTTAGTATCGCCAAATGAGAATGGTGAGCCCTTTGCGGAATTTATGTCATTAGAATGTATTGGGACAAGTAACGGCACGGTGTGTCCTGATTTGTCAGGTGTCATAGGTGCTTCTGCGACGGTTTCTGGCCCAAGTGCTTCATTTCCAGCTGTCCTGTTTTTAAATGATGTTGAACTGGAAATAACATCTGGTGGAAGTATTACATTTGAAATGGTTTATCGCTACTCAAATTTTTCGTGTTCAGTAGATCCTATGCCAATTCAGGTAAGTAGTTTTATTAAGATTTCGATAAATCATCACATGCTCTCATCGGTAAATTCAAATTTTGTAACGACGCAGTTATTAGATGCCAACTTATGTCCGGAAACTGATATTTGTATTGAAACTGTGCAAATAGATCCAGAGCCCAATACGACTATAGACTATAATCAAGAGGTTACATTAATTACTACGGTCTGTAATATGGGCTCAGTAGAAACTCCTATTCGGTTTTTTCTCCAAAATTTAACCTTCCCTAATGCCATATGGAATATCATTTCAGTTACTTGTATTGAAACTACAGGTCCTGTTTTATGTAGTGACTTTACATTAACGAATCAAGGTCAGGTATGGACAAGTAATAATTTTACTTTGCAGCCCAATACAACAATAACTATAGAAACTGTGATTGAATATGTTGAGCCAGAATGTAGTACTAATACTAATTTAATATCTGCTATTATTAGAAGCGGTACTAATATTTTAGACTCACAATTGGTGGATAGTAATCCTAATAATAATTATTTTAGTAATGAATTACAGTTGCCTCCTGTTCTTAATCTTTGCGTGGAGTCTGATTTACAAGTGTCCAAAGTGCAAACAAGTCCAGAATTACCAAATGGCAGTTCTACCAGTAATACCATAGAATGGGGTTTAGTATCTTATGAAATAACGGTTTCCAATGACGGAGATGCCGATGCCATTATTGAAGTTAGAGATTTCATGCCCAGTGTTAATAGTGATGATGTTTCTATATATGGACGGTTAATTTCTGTAGAATGTTTTGGTACAACAGGCACTGCATCTTGTTTTGATATGGAACACGTAAATGTTGGTGAGTTATTAGATGGGGTAGCCGAAGACGGAGTCGCAGATACGTTTTGGCAAATTATACCTGAAGATAATTGGGAGTTGCCAGCAAATAGTTCTGTTAGTTTTAGTGTGACTATAGATTGGTTGCCCGAATGTTCAACGAGTGCTATAGAAGCCACTAATGGGGTTGTAGCCTATTATGTGAATGATATAACAGATATTAACCCTATCAATAATGAAGCTACAGTTGATACTTATTTTGCGCCTTGTGTAGACCTGGTAGCCCAAACTTATCCAGAGTTTACACAGGTAAATACCAACCAAGCGTTTAATTGGATTATTGATATTAGTAATAGTACCACGAGTTCTAATGCTACAGATGTGCTATTTGAAAACACACTTAATGCTGCGTTTAATATAGTTGGCACTCCTAGTTGTAGCGTTGTTTCAGGAACAGCATCCTGTATTTCAAATTTTGATATCACGGGGAATTTTGTTTCAGGACTCATTCCAAATATGGAGCCAGGTTCAACAGTGAGAATTAGTATTCCTGTATCTGCTCCAAGTTTTGGTGGTGCTTTTAATAATATAGCAGAAGCCATACCTAGTGCTGAGAATAATGAAGAACTAACTCCTGAAACTAACATTTCTATTAACAGCGTGCAAGTTATAGCTCCAGTTCTACAAAAGGCATTTGTACCTGATACTATTTTTGAAGGAGGTGAAAGCGAATTAATATTCACCGTTTTTAATATAGCTTCAAACCCATCTCAAACCCAAATTTCTTTTACAGATAATCTACCAAATGGCATTTATCTTACAGGTGTTCCAAGTTGGATTGAAGCTAATGGAAGCACCACAACATTTATAGGAGCAGCAGGAGATACATTTGTTGGAATTGAAAATTTGATGTTTCCAGAAGGTGTTGTAAGTTGCACGTTTTCTGCGAGAGTTAGTGCAGATGTTTCAGGAACTTATCTTAATAATTTTCAGAATTTCACTAACAATAATAATGTAGATACCTCTCAAACAAGCGCAACATTAAATGTGGTTGTTGATACTTCTGATGTGGATATTGAAATCACTAAAACTGTAATGCCTGGAGAAGCGGTTTATGGTGAGCACGTAGATTTTACAATTACAGCTACTAACTTAGGAACGACAACAGCAACGCTGATTGAAGTGATTGATATCTTGCCACAAGGTTACGAATTTGTATCAGCAACTATGAGTTATGGTGTTTTTGATGACACTACGTTTATTTGGAATATTCCAAGTTTAAATCCAGATAGCTCGGAGTCTTTAATATTAACAGCAAGCGTAATTTCTTCAACGGATTTAACAAATTTAGCACTATTGAATAGTATTAATGAACCTGATAGAGATTTAACAAATAATGAAGATGATGCCACCGTAGAAATTTCTAATTGTTTAATTATTCCTGAAGGGATGTCACCAAATAATGATAGTAAAAATGATGCACTTGTTATTCCTTGTATAGAAGAATATCCTGATAATACACTTAAAATATACAACCGCTATGGCACACAGATCTATGAAGCAAAAAACTACCTAAATACATGGAATGGCAAAGCCAACATGGGACTTTTAAAAAGCTCAAAAGTATTGCCTGTTGGTACTTATTTTTATGTTTTAGAAATCAATGGTATTGACAAGCTTTTTGTGGGATATGTTTATTTGAATTATTAA
- the rsmI gene encoding 16S rRNA (cytidine(1402)-2'-O)-methyltransferase: MKLYLVPTPIGNLKDITFRAIDVLKEVDLILAEDTRTSGKLLKHFEITTQMQSHHMHNEHKTVNHLIEKLKAGLTIAVISDAGTPAISDPGFLLVRACVEHGIEVDCLPGATAFVPALVNSGLPNDKFVFEGFLPVKKGRQTRLLLLAEETRTIIFYESPHKLIKTLGHFCEYFGEDRLISVSREITKLYEETIRGTAKEVLDHYTNKPPKGEIVIVVDGKHK, encoded by the coding sequence ATGAAGCTATACCTTGTTCCTACTCCTATTGGAAATTTAAAAGACATCACTTTTAGAGCTATCGACGTTTTAAAAGAAGTGGATTTAATATTGGCTGAAGACACTAGAACTTCAGGAAAACTTTTAAAGCATTTTGAAATCACCACACAAATGCAAAGCCACCATATGCACAATGAGCATAAAACAGTAAATCATTTAATTGAAAAACTCAAAGCCGGTTTAACCATTGCAGTCATTAGTGATGCTGGTACTCCAGCCATTTCAGACCCTGGATTTTTATTGGTAAGAGCTTGTGTAGAACATGGGATTGAAGTGGATTGTTTACCTGGAGCAACCGCATTTGTACCTGCTTTGGTAAATAGTGGGTTACCAAATGACAAGTTTGTTTTTGAAGGCTTTTTGCCTGTTAAAAAAGGAAGACAAACAAGACTTTTACTTTTAGCCGAAGAAACGAGAACTATCATTTTTTATGAAAGTCCACATAAGCTCATAAAAACACTTGGGCATTTTTGCGAATATTTTGGAGAAGATCGCTTAATCTCTGTATCTAGAGAAATAACAAAGTTGTACGAAGAAACGATTAGAGGAACCGCAAAAGAAGTTTTAGATCATTACACCAACAAACCGCCTAAAGGCGAAATTGTAATTGTCGTAGACGGAAAACACAAATAG